The following proteins come from a genomic window of Sulfitobacter indolifex:
- the egtB gene encoding ergothioneine biosynthesis protein EgtB — protein MNATPLEMSPDEALNLFTATRSRTRALAAPLCPEDMMLQSMEDASPVKWHLAHTTWFFEEFILKPRVADYRSPDDRFAVLFNSYYVRAGPRHARDKRGLVSRPDGDAVRAYRDHVENSLNDLMNASRDDSHEIAHLVELGCHHEMQHQELLITDLLHGLSFNPLLPTYKDPEPLAVTDQTPLNFTRHAGGLIEIGHDGHGFAYDCEGPRHKTWLDPYEIADRPVTNREWIAFMEDGGYSDARLWLMEGHAVAQRESWEHPLYWWRQDDEWWTFSLRGPQPVALDAPVVHVSYYEAEAFARWAGGRLPTEAEHEVAFRDVPMGGNLMGDAGDLGPLRPLPGQGIWGDVWEWTSSDFAPYPGFRPPEGALGEYNGKFMVNQRVLRGGSCATPKDQLRPSYRTFFYPHQRWQMMGLRLARDAR, from the coding sequence ATGAATGCCACCCCTCTGGAAATGTCCCCTGATGAGGCGTTGAACCTTTTCACCGCGACCCGCAGCCGGACGCGGGCATTGGCGGCACCGCTCTGTCCCGAAGATATGATGCTGCAAAGTATGGAAGACGCCTCTCCGGTGAAATGGCATCTGGCGCATACGACGTGGTTCTTTGAAGAGTTCATCCTCAAACCGCGGGTTGCGGATTATAGGTCACCTGATGACCGTTTCGCCGTGCTGTTCAACTCTTACTATGTCCGAGCCGGGCCGCGCCATGCCCGTGACAAACGAGGATTGGTGTCGCGCCCGGACGGGGACGCCGTACGGGCCTACCGGGATCATGTCGAAAACAGTTTGAACGATTTAATGAACGCCAGCCGCGACGATTCACATGAGATCGCGCATCTGGTCGAACTGGGCTGTCACCACGAAATGCAGCATCAAGAACTTTTGATCACGGACCTGCTGCATGGGCTGAGCTTTAATCCCCTCCTGCCGACCTATAAAGACCCCGAGCCGCTTGCGGTGACCGATCAAACCCCCCTCAATTTCACGCGCCACGCGGGCGGCCTTATCGAAATTGGTCATGACGGACACGGTTTTGCCTATGATTGCGAAGGACCGCGGCACAAGACGTGGCTTGACCCTTATGAGATTGCCGACCGGCCGGTGACCAACCGCGAATGGATCGCCTTTATGGAGGATGGCGGCTACAGCGACGCGCGGCTTTGGCTGATGGAAGGTCATGCCGTTGCGCAGCGCGAAAGCTGGGAGCACCCGCTATATTGGTGGCGGCAGGATGACGAATGGTGGACCTTCAGCCTGCGCGGCCCCCAGCCCGTAGCACTTGACGCGCCCGTGGTACATGTCAGCTACTATGAGGCCGAAGCCTTTGCCCGTTGGGCCGGGGGCCGTTTGCCCACCGAAGCAGAGCATGAGGTCGCTTTTCGCGACGTGCCGATGGGCGGCAACTTGATGGGCGATGCGGGTGACCTTGGGCCGCTCCGGCCTTTGCCTGGACAGGGCATTTGGGGCGATGTTTGGGAGTGGACATCCTCTGACTTTGCCCCCTATCCCGGCTTCCGGCCGCCTGAAGGCGCTTTAGGTGAATACAACGGCAAGTTCATGGTCAACCAGCGCGTGCTGCGCGGTGGTTCCTGTGCCACGCCTAAAGATCAGCTGCGTCCCAGCTACCGGACGTTCTTTTATCCGCATCAACGCTGGCAGATGATGGGCCTGCGATTGGCCCGCGATGCGCGCTAG